The following coding sequences are from one Humulus lupulus chromosome X, drHumLupu1.1, whole genome shotgun sequence window:
- the LOC133803509 gene encoding uncharacterized protein LOC133803509, which yields MLKKKKNNNNHNHHHLHQNMAMYFTKRLSNLDCRYFLILIPPLSVIIFIFLPFSSPPTTNPFSSFAPIRSFLLGQAENNATTTTTTATTPFSIDSPPRNETAETRRWRRKKDELLRSRVAVCLVGGARRFELTGPSIMEMILKEYPNSDLFLHSPLDQKAFKFSLLKTAPKLASVRIFEPKPIPETETQARVLTAQNSPNGIQGLLQYFHLVEGCLTLIQNYQKRQNFTYDWIIRTRVDGYWNAPLHPRNFVTGRYLVPPGSSYGGLNDRFGLGDFNTSTVALSRLSLIPKLDSAGHHQLNSETSFKAQLTTQGVPYVTKRLPFCVVSDRKYDFPPSRFGVPVTALSSRGPLSGAKCRPCTAACRGACVAEVMPGLYKGWSWTDWANGTLELCDAHDEWENGWEKVFDRVAGKKLAEERKRVHRLTLKKCIDDFEEMKKRSWNWEAPSPEQICNIGLEAH from the exons atgctgaagaagaagaagaacaacaacaaccacaaccaccatcatcttcatcaaaatATGGCTATGTATTTCACCAAAAGGCTTTCCAATCTCGATTGTCGTTACTTTCTCATACTAATCCCACCACTCTCTGTaatcatcttcatcttcctccCATTTTCTTCACCTCCCACCACCAACCCATTCTCCTCTTTCGCTCCAATTCGTTCCTTCCTACTCGGTCAAGCCGAAAATaatgccaccaccaccaccaccaccgccaccacTCCTTTCTCAATCGATTCTCCGCCGCGAAACGAAACGGCGGAGACTCGGCGGTGGAGGAGGAAGAAAGATGAGTTGCTTAGATCGAGAGTGGCGGTTTGTTTAGTCGGCGGCGCTAGAAGGTTCGAGCTCACCGGACCTTCAATCATGGAGATGATTCTAAAAGAGTATCCGAATTCTGATCTTTTTCTTCACAGTCCGTTGGATCAAAAGGCCTTTAAATTCTCGCTCCTGAAGACCGCGCCGAAGCTCGCCTCGGTCCGAATCTTCGAGCCCAAACCCATACCTGAGACTGAGACCCAGGCTCGGGTTCTCACCGCTCAGAACTCGCCTAATGGAATCCAG GGTCTTTTGCAGTATTTCCACCTCGTAGAAGGGTGTTTAACTCTTATCCAAAACTACCAAAAACGACAAAACTTCACGTACGACTGGATAATCCGAACCCGAGTCGATGGATACTGGAACGCCCCGCTCCACCCGAGAAACTTCGTAACGGGTCGTTACTTGGTCCCACCCGGGTCCAGTTACGGTGGCCTCAACGACCGATTTGGCCTCGGAGACTTCAACACCTCAACAGTCGCTCTCTCCCGCCTCTCCCTCATCCCAAAACTCGACTCGGCGGGGCACCATCAACTCAACTCGGAAACCTCCTTCAAAGCCCAGCTCACCACTCAAGGCGTGCCTTACGTCACCAAACGGCTCCCGTTCTGTGTGGTGTCGGACCGGAAGTACGACTTTCCTCCCAGCCGGTTCGGCGTGCCGGTGACCGCGTTGTCTAGTCGCGGCCCGCTGAGCGGAGCCAAGTGCCGGCCGTGCACGGCGGCGTGCCGTGGTGCGTGCGTGGCTGAAGTGATGCCGGGGCTTTACAAGGGATGGAGCTGGACCGATTGGGCCAACGGGACACTCGAGCTGTGCGACGCGCATGACGAGTGGGAAAATGGTTGGGAGAAGGTGTTTGACCGAGTCGCTGGGAAAAAACTCGccgaagaaagaaaaagggttcaTAGATTGACTTTGAAGAAGTGCATTGACGATTTTGAAGAAATGAAGAAGCGAAGTTGGAATTGGGAGGCTCCGTCGCCGGAGCAGATATGTAATATCGGCTTGGAGGCCCATTGA
- the LOC133806743 gene encoding uncharacterized protein LOC133806743 yields the protein MEEEEYMQNEGEAEEMFANANPATWWHSVTDGCSQADPNDDEGAYVSEEDLQSLSSSDEDGNARRRKRSNNQFNHATNMDNFIFKLGMFFAIVDQFRTALKEHFIKINREYVWLANDQRRVRAKCKSEGCNWVIYARVQLSDKRSFRVNTLVDRHTCGLVFNNKHATSNWLAKHYLEQFRINPNLTYTGFMQLTTRTQFSRTTRSTFYRAKNCAKVMLKGTIREQYAILEDYCKQLLETNPGSTSILKTRMQDGKRLFERVYICLKACKDGFLNGCRPLICLDGCFLKGYCKGMLLAAIGIDAANAMFPVAYAVVEKEYTGSWTWFLNLLKEDLKIDEPERITMISDRQKGLENAFSTVFQGSEVRFCVRHMHANFKKQFPRLLLKQMMWAAARATTKVEWKNRMNEIKQENFKAYEWLMKKDPEEWTKSHFREHVKCDILINNHCESFNNAILDARDKSIITLLENIRHWMMSLFCNRRMSVSKWVHPVSKRIMDIIEKSKNIAKHCFPMLPGGGKFQVNLLQSINA from the coding sequence ATGGAGGAGGAGGAGTACATGCAGAATGAGGGTGAGGCTGAAGAGATGTTTGCTAATGCTAATCCTGCAACATGGTGGCATTCAGTTACAGACGGTTGTAGCCAAGCTGATCCAAATGATGATGAAGGTGCTTATGTTAGTGAGGAAGACCTACAAAGTTTGTCTAGTTCAGATGAGGATGGTAATGCCAGGAGGAGAAAAAGATCCAACAACCAATTCAATCATGCAACAAACATGGATAACTTCATATTTAAATTAGGCATGTTTTTTGCTATCGTGGACCAATTTAGAACTGCATTGAAGGAGCATTTTATTAAGATTAACAGGGAGTATGTTTGGCTGGCCAATGACCAAAGGAGGGTAAGGGCAAAATGCAAGAGTGAAGGCTGCAATTGGGTCATTTATGCAAGAGTCCAACTGTCAGACAAGCGCTCATTCAGGGTAAATACATTGGTGGATAGGCACACGTGTGGATTGGTTTTCAACAACAAACATGCAACCTCCAATTGGCTTGCAAAGCATTATCTTGAACAGTTCAGAATAAACCCAAACTTAACTTACACAGGTTTCATGCAGCTAACAACACGTACTCAGTTTTCAAGAACAACAAGGTCAACTTTCTACAGAGCAAAGAATTGTGCAAAAGTGATGTTAAAAGGGACTATAAGGGAACAATATGCCATACTGGAAGATTATTGCAAGCAACTGTTAGAGACAAATCCTGGGAGCACATCAATATTGAAAACCAGAATGCAGGATGGAAAGAGGTTATTTGAAAGGGTGTATATATGTCTTAAAGCTTGTAAAGATGGATTCCTCAATGGTTGTAGGCCCCTTATCTGCTTGGATGGTTGTTTTTTAAAAGGATATTGCAAAGGAATGTTATTAGCTGCAATTGGCATTGATGCAGCAAATGCCATGTTTCCAGTGGCTTATGCTGTAGTGGAGAAGGAGTACACAGGCAGCTGGACATGGTTTTTAAATTTATTGAAGGAGGATTTGAAGATTGATGAACCAGAGAGAATAACAATGATTTCAGATAGGCAAAAGGGCTTAGAAAATGCATTTAGTACTGTATTTCAAGGTTCGGAAGTGAGATTCTGTGTGAGACATATGCATGCcaatttcaagaagcaattccctAGACTCTTACTTAAGCAAATGATGTGGGCTGCTGCAAGGGCAACAACTAAAGTGGAATGGAAAAATAGGATGAATGAAATTAAGCAAGAGAATTTCAAGGCGTATGAATGGTTGATGAAAAAAGACCCAGAAGAATGGACCAAGTCTCATTTCAGGGAGCATGTGAAATGTGACATTCTTATTAATAACCACTGTGAAAGTTTCAACAATGCCATTCTTGATGCCAGAGATAAATCTATTATCACTCTGCTAGAAAATATTAGGCATTGGATGATGAGTTTGTTCTGCAATAGAAGAATGAGTGTCTCTAAGTGGGTGCATCCTGTTTCCAAAAGAATTATGGACATCATTGAGAAAAGCAAGAATATTGCTAAGCATTGTTTCCCTATGCTTCCTGGAGGTGGTAAGTTCCAGGTAAATTTATTGCAAAGCATCAATGCTTAG
- the LOC133803625 gene encoding WD repeat-containing protein DWA2-like: MQGGASGIGYGLKYQARCISDVKADTDHTSFLTGTLSLKEENEVHLIRMSSGGTELVCEGLFSHPNEIWDLASCPFDQRIFSTVYSTGESYGAAIWQIPELYGELNSPQLEKITQIGDNVGKTKCILWWPSARHDKLISIDEENLFLWSLDMPRKAIQVQSQESAGMMHYLSGGAWDPHDVNAVAATSESSLQFWDLRTMKKTNSIERSHVRNVDYNPKKQHILVTAEDESGMCIWDLRKPKTPIQELPGHTHWTWAVKCNPEFEGLILSSGTDSTVNLWLASSSSEDEFTSERQVDSPTRANQLEPLLHPYSDYEDSVYGLAWSSREPWIFASLSYDGRVVVESVKPFLSRK, from the exons ATGCAAGGAGGAGCATCAGGCATCGGATATGGTCTGAAATACCAG GCTAGGTGCATATCCGATGTGAAAGCTGATACAGATCATACGAGCTTTCTCACCGGCACTCTCAGTCTCAAAGAAGAAAATGAG GTGCATTTGATCCGGATGTCGTCTGGAGGAACTGAACTAGTATGCGAGGGCTTGTTTTCGCACCCGAACGAGATCTGGGATCTTGCTTCTTGTCCCTTCGATCAGCGTATCTTCTCCACTGTCTACTCTACTG GTGAATCGTATGGGGCTGCAATATGGCAGATACCTGAGTTGTATGGCGAGTTGAATTCTCCTCAGTTGGAAAAAATTACCCAAATTGGCGACAATGTTGGTAAGACTAAGTG CATTCTTTGGTGGCCATCTGCAAGGCATGATAAGCTGATTAGCATTGATGAGGAAAATCTTTTCTTGTGGAGCTTAGATATGCCAAGAAAAGCCATCCAG GTACAATCACAAGAATCAGCTGGTATGATGCACTACTTATCTGGAGGAGCATGGGATCCACATGATGTGAACGCAGTTGCGGCGACTAGTGAATCTTCACTTCAGTTTTGGGATCTACGAACAATGAA GAAAACAAATTCAATTGAGCGCTCTCATGTGCGCAATGTCGATTACAACCCCAAGAAGCAGCACATACTT GTCACGGCAGAAGACGAATCTGGAATGTGCATATGGGATCTCAGGAAGCCAAAGACTCCCATTCAGGAGCTTCCTGGGCACACACACTG GACGTGGGCTGTCAAGTGTAATCCTGAGTTTGAAGGGCTTATTCTG AGTTCTGGGACAGACTCAACGGTCAATTTGTGGCTGGCTTCTTCATCCAGTGAGGATGAGTTTACATCTGAAAG ACAAGTTGATTCACCAACTAGAGCAAATCAGCTAGAGCCGTTACTACATCCCTACAGTGATTATGAAGACAGTGTTTATG GCCTTGCTTGGAGTTCCCGCGAGCCTTGGATCTTTGCGTCATTATCGTACGATGGAAGG GTAGTCGTGGAGTCGGTAAAGCCCTTTCTATCCAGAAAATGA